One genomic region from Streptomyces venezuelae encodes:
- a CDS encoding MFS transporter, with the protein MRRIQAGSALSAFGLGFTVPYLYVYVAQVRDLGAATAGIVLAVFAMAALVVLPFSGRAIDRRGPVPVLLVASVVAAVGAVAMGFASSVPAAVAAAALLGAGTAVLQPALATMIVWCSTPAGRTRAFAMQFFLQNLGLGVGGLIGGLLVDTSRPGSFILLFSIEAAMFLVLAAVVGTVRMPGSPALRGARPSEGGKGGGVRALLGHKAMVQLCVLGFVLFFACYGQFESGLAAYGTEAAGIQPSTLGIALAANTAVIVAAQFLVLKFVERRKRTRVIAAVGLIWTVAWLIAGYAGLGHGSQAMATAAFVSTYALFGLGEAMLSPTVAPLVADLAPESMVGQYNSAFALVKQLALAVGPAVGGPMGAALHGPYIVTFVLFSLGITFLAVRLGRQLTPEQNQPSLVVAKPSKVVARHLPEKETAAV; encoded by the coding sequence ATGCGCCGTATTCAGGCAGGCAGCGCGCTGAGCGCGTTCGGACTCGGCTTCACCGTGCCGTACCTCTATGTGTACGTCGCTCAGGTGCGGGATCTGGGCGCGGCGACCGCGGGCATCGTTCTCGCCGTCTTCGCCATGGCCGCGCTCGTGGTGCTGCCCTTCAGCGGGCGGGCCATCGACCGGCGCGGGCCCGTGCCCGTCCTGCTCGTCGCCTCGGTCGTGGCCGCCGTGGGTGCGGTGGCGATGGGCTTCGCCTCCAGCGTGCCCGCTGCCGTGGCGGCAGCCGCGCTGCTCGGCGCCGGTACGGCGGTGCTGCAGCCGGCGCTCGCCACGATGATCGTCTGGTGCTCGACGCCGGCGGGCCGGACCAGGGCCTTCGCCATGCAGTTCTTCCTGCAGAACCTCGGCCTCGGTGTCGGTGGTCTGATCGGCGGTCTGCTCGTCGACACGAGCCGTCCCGGCAGCTTCATCCTGCTGTTCTCGATCGAGGCGGCGATGTTCCTGGTGCTCGCCGCGGTCGTGGGGACCGTGCGGATGCCGGGCTCCCCCGCGCTGCGCGGTGCCCGTCCCTCCGAGGGCGGCAAGGGCGGCGGTGTCCGCGCGCTGCTCGGGCACAAGGCGATGGTGCAGCTGTGCGTCCTCGGTTTCGTCCTCTTCTTCGCCTGCTACGGACAGTTCGAGTCGGGTCTCGCCGCCTACGGCACCGAGGCCGCCGGGATCCAGCCGTCGACGCTGGGCATCGCGCTGGCCGCCAACACGGCGGTCATCGTGGCCGCCCAGTTCCTGGTGCTGAAGTTCGTCGAGCGCCGCAAGCGGACCCGGGTGATCGCGGCCGTCGGTCTGATCTGGACCGTGGCGTGGCTGATCGCCGGGTACGCGGGGCTCGGGCACGGCAGCCAGGCCATGGCGACCGCCGCGTTCGTCTCCACGTACGCGCTCTTCGGGCTCGGCGAGGCGATGCTGTCGCCGACCGTGGCGCCGCTGGTGGCCGATCTGGCGCCTGAGTCGATGGTCGGGCAGTACAACTCGGCCTTCGCCCTGGTCAAGCAGCTCGCGCTCGCCGTCGGTCCGGCCGTCGGCGGGCCCATGGGGGCCGCGCTGCACGGTCCGTACATCGTGACGTTCGTGCTCTTCTCGCTCGGCATCACGTTCCTCGCGGTCCGGCTCGGCCGGCAGCTGACCCCCGAGCAGAACCAGCCCTCGCTCGTCGTCGCCAAGCCGTCGAAGGTCGTGGCGCGGCACCTGCCGGAGAAGGAGACCGCGGCCGTTTAG
- a CDS encoding GNAT family N-acetyltransferase has translation MDYSIRTIRADEWEQVRALRLAALQDPVAHLAFLETYEDAEARPDSFWQERTVKSSESGPGGVRQFVAEAPDGRWVGTATVLVERAAAETFFGDVPVVEQTHVVGVFVRDEARGSGVIEALFEAAQAWSWSLEHRVERVRLYVHGENVRAQAAYRRLGFVDTGVRVALHGSPVAQELEYEVLRPAG, from the coding sequence ATGGACTATTCGATTCGTACCATCCGCGCCGACGAGTGGGAGCAGGTCCGTGCGCTGCGGCTTGCCGCGCTCCAGGACCCGGTCGCGCACCTGGCGTTCCTGGAGACGTACGAGGACGCCGAGGCGCGGCCGGATTCCTTCTGGCAGGAGCGCACGGTGAAATCCTCGGAGAGCGGGCCCGGTGGAGTGCGCCAGTTCGTCGCGGAGGCGCCGGACGGGCGCTGGGTGGGCACGGCGACGGTGCTCGTGGAGCGGGCCGCGGCGGAGACGTTCTTCGGGGATGTGCCGGTGGTCGAGCAGACGCATGTCGTCGGGGTGTTCGTACGGGACGAGGCGCGTGGCTCCGGGGTGATCGAGGCGCTCTTCGAGGCGGCGCAGGCGTGGTCCTGGTCGCTGGAGCACCGGGTCGAGCGGGTGCGGCTGTACGTCCACGGCGAGAACGTCCGGGCCCAGGCGGCGTACCGGCGGCTCGGGTTCGTGGACACCGGTGTCCGGGTCGCCCTGCACGGCAGCCCGGTCGCGCAGGAGTTGGAGTACGAGGTGCTGCGGCCGGCGGGGTAG
- a CDS encoding SpoIIE family protein phosphatase, which translates to MNFTRWSARLPGTQRRAARGTEGSVPAARGEYGQQLEQLAEGAAADPAAEVPALEDFSVRELLGRLPGLVALVYGPEHRIAYVNDAYAAAFGPRPAGATVADTCPEAEDLGLLPLMDQVLRSGKPRTVKSRRTQDGGSYTVTCLPVDSPHIEGGVLVHATDVTDHAEAAERLRTSERRHRETAVTLQRSLLPQELEQPDDLRIAATYQPGGTDAAVGGDWYDVITLGAGRTALVIGDVMGRGVRAAAVMGQLRTAVRAYARLDLPPHEVLQLLDGLAAEIDASQIATCVYAIHDPSEGKLVYASAGHLPILVRDEDGTVRRAEDPTGPPLGTGGWLHASGSIALPPGSTAVLYTDGLVERRREDIDEGVEALARALAGASGTPQVVCDRLLRALGVTAEHDDDVAVLVVQHPSRQGSDAELFHNAALELLGGVEAAPRARAFASGVLSSWRFPVELRDLGVLATSELVANSLQHGTPPMRLRLRRTDRRLIIEVTDGDDHLPRRRRAETEDEAGRGISIIATIASSWGSRRTPGGGKAVWCEFALPNKP; encoded by the coding sequence GTGAACTTCACCCGTTGGAGCGCCCGGCTCCCCGGCACGCAGCGCCGCGCGGCGCGGGGGACCGAAGGCTCCGTGCCCGCAGCCCGCGGTGAGTACGGGCAGCAGCTGGAGCAGCTCGCCGAAGGCGCCGCCGCCGACCCCGCCGCCGAGGTCCCCGCCCTGGAGGACTTCTCCGTACGGGAGCTCCTCGGCCGCCTCCCCGGCCTGGTCGCCCTCGTGTACGGCCCGGAGCACCGCATCGCGTACGTCAACGACGCCTACGCCGCCGCGTTCGGCCCCCGCCCCGCGGGCGCCACCGTCGCCGACACCTGCCCGGAGGCCGAGGACCTCGGCCTGCTGCCCCTCATGGACCAGGTCCTGCGCAGCGGAAAGCCCCGCACGGTCAAGTCCCGCCGCACCCAGGACGGCGGCTCGTACACGGTCACGTGCCTGCCCGTCGACAGCCCCCACATCGAGGGCGGCGTCCTCGTCCACGCCACCGACGTCACCGACCACGCCGAGGCCGCCGAGCGGCTCCGCACCAGCGAGCGCCGCCACCGCGAGACCGCCGTCACCCTCCAGCGCTCCCTGCTCCCGCAGGAGCTGGAGCAGCCCGACGACCTGCGGATCGCCGCCACCTACCAGCCCGGCGGCACGGACGCGGCGGTAGGTGGCGACTGGTACGACGTGATCACCCTCGGAGCGGGCCGCACCGCGCTCGTCATCGGCGACGTGATGGGCCGCGGCGTCCGCGCCGCCGCCGTCATGGGCCAGCTCCGCACCGCCGTCCGGGCCTACGCGCGCCTGGACCTGCCCCCGCACGAGGTGCTCCAGCTCCTCGACGGCCTCGCCGCCGAGATCGACGCCAGCCAGATCGCCACCTGTGTGTACGCGATCCACGACCCCAGCGAGGGGAAGCTGGTGTACGCCTCGGCAGGCCACCTCCCGATCCTCGTCCGGGACGAGGACGGCACCGTGCGCCGCGCCGAGGACCCCACGGGCCCGCCCCTCGGCACCGGCGGCTGGCTGCACGCCTCGGGCTCCATCGCCCTGCCGCCCGGCTCCACCGCCGTCCTCTACACCGACGGCCTGGTCGAGCGCCGCCGCGAGGACATCGACGAGGGCGTCGAGGCCCTGGCCCGCGCCCTCGCCGGCGCGAGCGGCACCCCGCAGGTCGTCTGCGACCGGCTGCTCCGCGCCCTGGGGGTCACCGCCGAGCACGACGACGACGTGGCCGTCCTCGTCGTCCAGCACCCCTCCCGCCAGGGCTCGGACGCCGAGCTCTTCCACAACGCGGCCCTGGAGCTCCTCGGCGGGGTGGAGGCCGCACCCCGCGCGCGTGCCTTCGCTTCGGGAGTCCTCTCGTCCTGGCGCTTCCCGGTCGAGCTGCGCGACCTGGGCGTCCTCGCCACCAGCGAGCTCGTGGCGAACTCCCTCCAGCACGGCACCCCGCCCATGCGGCTGCGCCTGCGCCGCACCGACCGCCGCCTGATCATCGAGGTCACCGACGGCGACGACCACCTCCCGCGCCGCCGCAGGGCGGAAACGGAGGACGAGGCGGGTCGCGGTATCTCCATCATCGCGACGATCGCCTCGTCCTGGGGCAGCCGCCGCACACCGGGCGGAGGCAAAGCGGTCTGGTGCGAGTTCGCCCTGCCGAACAAGCCCTGA
- a CDS encoding MarR family winged helix-turn-helix transcriptional regulator has translation MSDTPERSGPQAPQEPTLDEQIAAYQREYRDLDPQVEKVVSALGRLNRRMNVAYGRQLADLGISNAEWEVLKTLVLAGAPYRLGPGELAKRLGLTPAAMTHRIDRMAGEGLVTRDRDENNRVRVIVELTDEGRSKWLEAMRMATGFEEDLLQDLTAEERGVLGEVLIRLLRRVELTQPDAGGRLTDLD, from the coding sequence ATGTCCGACACCCCCGAGCGGTCCGGCCCGCAGGCCCCCCAGGAACCGACCCTCGACGAGCAGATCGCCGCCTACCAGCGCGAGTACCGCGACCTCGACCCTCAGGTGGAGAAGGTCGTCTCGGCCCTCGGCCGACTGAACCGCCGGATGAATGTGGCGTACGGTCGCCAGCTCGCCGACCTCGGCATCAGCAACGCCGAGTGGGAGGTCCTCAAGACCCTGGTCCTCGCCGGAGCGCCGTACCGCCTGGGTCCGGGCGAGCTCGCCAAGCGACTGGGCCTCACCCCGGCCGCCATGACCCACCGCATCGACCGGATGGCGGGCGAAGGCCTGGTCACCCGCGACCGCGACGAGAACAACCGCGTCCGCGTGATCGTCGAGCTCACGGACGAGGGCCGCTCGAAGTGGCTGGAGGCCATGCGCATGGCCACGGGCTTCGAGGAGGACCTCCTCCAGGACCTCACGGCAGAAGAGAGGGGAGTCCTCGGCGAGGTCCTCATCCGCCTCCTGCGCCGCGTGGAGCTCACCCAGCCGGACGCCGGCGGCCGCCTGACGGACCTGGACTGA
- a CDS encoding ABC transporter ATP-binding protein, producing MIRAENLTKRYGDTTVVQDLSFTVHPGHVTGFLGPNGAGKSTTLRMILGLDAPTRGHATVDGRPYAGHRAPLTRVGALLEARSLHPGRSAYDHLMALAHTHGIPRTRVDRVLALTGLTHVARKRVKGFSLGMGQRLGIAAALLGDPATVVLDEPVNGLDPEGVLWIRTLLKSLAAEGRTVLVSSHLMSEMALTADHLIVIGKGRLLADTTVDELVRTSGGTSVKVVTPEADRLRRLLPDARFTTEAPDTLLVTGLEAPEIGRAAAAHAIPLHELTPQAASLEQAFMDLTRDSVEYQGAPA from the coding sequence ATGATCCGAGCAGAGAACCTCACCAAGCGGTACGGGGACACCACCGTCGTCCAGGACCTCAGCTTCACCGTCCACCCCGGACACGTCACCGGCTTCCTCGGCCCCAACGGCGCAGGAAAATCCACCACTCTCCGCATGATCCTCGGCCTCGACGCCCCCACCCGCGGCCACGCCACCGTCGACGGCCGCCCCTACGCCGGCCACCGCGCCCCGCTCACCCGGGTCGGCGCCCTCCTCGAAGCCCGCTCCCTGCACCCGGGCCGCTCCGCATACGACCACCTCATGGCCCTGGCCCACACCCACGGCATCCCCCGCACCCGCGTGGACCGGGTCCTCGCCCTCACCGGCCTCACCCACGTCGCCCGCAAACGCGTCAAGGGCTTCTCCCTCGGCATGGGCCAGCGCCTCGGCATCGCCGCCGCGCTCCTCGGCGACCCGGCCACCGTCGTCCTCGACGAACCCGTCAACGGCCTCGACCCCGAGGGCGTGCTCTGGATCCGCACCCTCCTCAAGTCCCTGGCCGCCGAAGGCCGTACCGTCCTCGTCTCCTCCCACCTCATGAGCGAGATGGCCCTCACCGCCGATCACCTCATCGTCATCGGCAAGGGCCGGCTCCTCGCCGACACCACGGTCGACGAGCTCGTACGGACCTCGGGCGGTACCTCGGTGAAGGTCGTCACCCCGGAAGCGGACCGCCTCCGCCGTCTCCTCCCCGACGCACGCTTCACCACGGAGGCCCCCGACACCCTCCTCGTCACCGGCCTGGAAGCCCCGGAGATCGGCCGCGCGGCCGCCGCCCACGCCATCCCCCTCCACGAACTCACCCCGCAGGCCGCCTCGCTGGAGCAGGCCTTCATGGACCTCACCCGCGACTCCGTCGAATACCAGGGAGCCCCCGCATGA
- a CDS encoding ABC transporter permease has translation MTTTAVPATTTPTHGLTTTRVLRSEWHKLWTVRSTWITVLTAVAFVLGVGILMGSTYTSDGGDSDVDTVVLTLYGSQLGGIALAVLGILLTAGEYATGLAHATFTAVPRRLPVLRAKATVYTAVVFTLSLLTALMTFLTAQIFLSGTDQAASLTDDGVLAAVAGNAAGVTLLGVIALGLGAALRSVPGAIGAFVGGVLIVPEILGMLPYEAMDTVIRYFPTQAAGALGSATPMPGAASPGAALLALFLWAAAALLVPALLLKRRDV, from the coding sequence ATGACGACCACCGCCGTGCCCGCCACCACCACCCCGACCCATGGCCTCACGACCACCCGCGTCCTCCGCTCGGAGTGGCACAAACTGTGGACGGTCCGCTCCACCTGGATCACCGTCCTCACCGCCGTCGCGTTCGTCCTCGGCGTCGGCATCCTCATGGGCTCCACCTACACCTCCGACGGCGGCGACTCCGACGTCGACACCGTCGTCCTCACCCTCTACGGCTCCCAGCTCGGCGGTATCGCCCTCGCCGTCCTCGGCATCCTCCTCACCGCCGGCGAGTACGCGACGGGCCTGGCCCACGCCACCTTCACCGCCGTCCCCCGCCGCCTCCCCGTCCTGCGGGCGAAGGCGACCGTCTACACCGCCGTCGTGTTCACGCTCTCCCTCCTGACCGCCCTGATGACCTTCCTGACGGCCCAGATCTTCCTCTCCGGCACCGACCAGGCCGCGTCCCTCACCGACGACGGCGTCCTCGCCGCCGTCGCGGGCAACGCTGCGGGCGTCACGCTCCTCGGTGTCATCGCCCTCGGCCTCGGCGCCGCCCTCCGCTCCGTCCCGGGCGCGATCGGCGCCTTCGTCGGCGGGGTCCTGATCGTCCCCGAGATCCTCGGGATGCTCCCGTACGAGGCCATGGACACGGTCATCCGGTACTTCCCCACCCAGGCGGCCGGAGCCCTCGGTTCCGCGACCCCGATGCCCGGCGCGGCCTCCCCCGGCGCCGCACTCCTCGCCCTGTTCCTCTGGGCGGCCGCGGCCCTCCTGGTCCCCGCCCTGTTGCTCAAGCGCCGCGACGTATGA
- a CDS encoding type IV secretory system conjugative DNA transfer family protein, with protein sequence MDRTDTARKGGGVSDGLLLGLFGLLFCLTALVWTATGLAGLFAHGAWPRGVAFMGTPAALRSLATAPTDLAAAWPATPPDQLSGYGLFWGLLIGEAMILLVLAIFALGTIARWRAVRANRKAGVYAHATRDRKEPAPTAPAETVRIAPPRTEPAPSPAPTEPLPAAQAPEPAPAAHPGPTPGRTTRLVYGPPETRHPVAVQAIHDAEGPVLAVTSDPTVWSSTKDARGKLGPVLVHDPGHLCDTPGRLHWSPSEHCEDPAVAQQRAAALLAPVRPHSRLDAATADTAETLLRCWLHAAAVDGRPFRQVHRWAQGAGAHEPVRILRSHPKAASGLAGLLESALTAHPESRRLAQELTARALAALSSIHIREACVPNRTDSLALASFLAEGGTLYVVGEPIENPRAHPGAMPLLTALAASVVEHGRRMAARSSDGRLDPPLTLVLDDVAAVAPLPHLPELLANGHDQGLPTLALMRSPEQARSRWPENSLSR encoded by the coding sequence ATGGACAGGACGGACACGGCACGGAAGGGAGGAGGAGTCTCCGACGGGCTGCTGCTCGGCCTGTTCGGCCTCCTCTTCTGCCTCACGGCCCTCGTGTGGACGGCGACGGGCCTCGCCGGGCTCTTCGCCCACGGGGCCTGGCCGCGGGGCGTCGCCTTCATGGGCACGCCCGCGGCCCTGCGCTCCCTGGCCACGGCCCCCACGGACCTCGCGGCGGCCTGGCCGGCCACCCCGCCGGACCAGCTCTCGGGGTACGGGCTCTTCTGGGGCCTCCTCATCGGCGAGGCGATGATCCTGCTGGTCCTCGCGATCTTCGCCCTGGGCACGATCGCCCGCTGGCGCGCGGTGAGGGCGAACCGGAAGGCGGGCGTGTACGCCCACGCCACCCGGGACCGTAAGGAACCGGCCCCGACGGCACCCGCCGAGACCGTCCGGATCGCCCCGCCCCGCACGGAGCCGGCCCCGTCCCCGGCACCCACCGAGCCGCTCCCCGCCGCACAGGCCCCCGAGCCTGCACCGGCCGCGCACCCCGGCCCCACCCCCGGCCGGACCACCCGCCTCGTCTACGGCCCCCCGGAGACCCGCCACCCCGTCGCCGTCCAGGCGATCCACGACGCCGAGGGCCCCGTCCTGGCCGTCACCTCCGACCCCACCGTGTGGTCCTCGACGAAGGACGCGCGCGGCAAGCTCGGCCCGGTCCTCGTCCACGACCCCGGCCACCTCTGCGACACCCCCGGGCGCCTCCACTGGTCCCCGTCCGAGCACTGCGAGGACCCGGCCGTCGCCCAGCAGCGGGCAGCCGCCCTGCTCGCCCCCGTACGCCCGCACTCCCGTCTCGACGCGGCCACCGCCGACACCGCCGAAACGCTTCTGCGCTGCTGGCTGCACGCCGCCGCCGTCGACGGCCGCCCCTTCCGCCAGGTCCACCGCTGGGCCCAGGGCGCCGGCGCCCACGAGCCCGTACGCATCCTGCGCAGCCACCCCAAAGCCGCCTCCGGCCTCGCCGGCCTCCTCGAATCGGCGCTCACCGCCCACCCCGAAAGCCGCCGCCTGGCACAGGAACTGACGGCCCGTGCACTCGCCGCGCTCTCCTCGATCCACATCCGCGAGGCCTGCGTCCCGAATCGAACGGATTCGCTGGCCCTCGCATCTTTCCTCGCCGAAGGGGGCACGCTCTACGTGGTGGGCGAACCGATCGAGAACCCCCGGGCCCACCCCGGCGCGATGCCGCTCCTCACGGCCCTCGCCGCAAGCGTGGTCGAGCACGGCCGCCGCATGGCCGCACGGTCATCCGACGGTCGGCTCGACCCACCACTGACGCTCGTCCTCGACGACGTCGCCGCCGTGGCCCCGCTCCCCCACCTCCCGGAGCTCCTCGCCAACGGCCACGACCAGGGCCTCCCGACCCTGGCCCTGATGCGGTCCCCCGAACAAGCCAGATCCCGTTGGCCGGAGAACTCCCTGAGCCGCTGA
- a CDS encoding ATP-binding protein yields the protein MRDPMSVLTDAFTSFVFGKVETTRLPVRTSTGQAQAVYLPTAAPGLGDSGVIIGREVYSGKGYIYDPFQLYGQQLPAPHWLVLGESGNGKSALEKTYVLRQLRFRDRQVVVLDAQGEDGVGEWNLIAQELGITPIRLDPMVANDSGIRLNPLDPSITTTGQLALLRTIIEVAMGHGLDERSGFALKVAHAYVTEHTTHRQPILTDIVEQLRHPEAESAEAMNVDIDDVRAWGLDVALVLDRLVDGDLRGMFDGPTTVGIDLDAPLIVFDLSHIDRNSIAMPILMAIVGVWLEHTWIRPDRKKRIFLVEEAWHIINSPFVAQLFQRLLKFGRRLGLSFVAVVHHLSDVVDGAAAKEAAAILKMASTRTIYAQKADEARNTGRVLGLPRWAVEIIPTLTPGIAVWDVNGNVQVVKHLITEKERPLVYTDRAMTESSVVDPELEWETEQRAILIEQQMNGTSQSTVA from the coding sequence ATGCGAGATCCGATGTCCGTCCTGACCGACGCCTTCACCTCCTTCGTCTTCGGCAAGGTGGAGACGACCCGCCTGCCCGTCCGCACCTCCACCGGACAGGCCCAGGCCGTCTACCTGCCGACCGCCGCCCCCGGCCTCGGCGACTCCGGCGTGATCATCGGCCGCGAGGTCTACAGCGGCAAGGGGTACATCTACGACCCCTTCCAGCTGTACGGGCAGCAGCTCCCCGCCCCGCACTGGCTGGTCCTCGGCGAGTCCGGCAACGGCAAGTCGGCCCTGGAGAAGACGTACGTGCTCCGCCAGCTCCGCTTCCGCGACCGGCAGGTCGTCGTCCTCGACGCCCAGGGCGAGGACGGCGTCGGCGAATGGAACCTCATCGCGCAGGAGCTGGGAATAACTCCCATCCGGCTCGACCCGATGGTCGCCAACGACTCCGGCATCCGCCTCAACCCCCTCGACCCCTCGATCACCACCACCGGCCAGCTCGCGCTGCTCCGCACGATCATCGAGGTGGCGATGGGCCACGGCCTCGACGAGCGCTCCGGCTTCGCCCTCAAGGTCGCCCACGCCTACGTCACCGAGCACACCACCCACCGCCAGCCGATCCTCACCGACATCGTCGAGCAGCTCCGCCACCCCGAGGCCGAATCGGCCGAGGCGATGAACGTCGACATAGACGACGTACGCGCCTGGGGCCTGGACGTCGCCCTCGTCCTCGACCGGCTCGTCGACGGCGACCTCCGGGGCATGTTCGACGGTCCGACGACCGTCGGCATCGACCTCGACGCGCCCCTCATCGTCTTCGACCTCTCCCACATCGACCGCAACTCCATCGCCATGCCGATCCTCATGGCGATCGTCGGCGTCTGGCTGGAGCACACCTGGATCCGCCCCGACCGGAAGAAGCGCATCTTCCTCGTCGAGGAGGCCTGGCACATCATCAACAGCCCGTTCGTGGCGCAGCTGTTCCAGCGCCTGCTCAAGTTCGGGCGCCGCCTCGGCCTGTCCTTCGTCGCCGTCGTCCACCACCTCTCCGACGTCGTCGACGGAGCCGCGGCCAAGGAGGCCGCGGCGATCCTCAAGATGGCCTCCACCCGGACCATCTACGCCCAGAAGGCCGACGAGGCACGCAACACGGGCCGGGTCCTCGGCCTGCCGCGCTGGGCGGTCGAGATCATCCCGACCCTCACCCCCGGCATCGCGGTCTGGGACGTCAACGGCAACGTGCAGGTGGTCAAACACCTCATCACCGAGAAGGAACGCCCCCTCGTCTACACCGACCGCGCCATGACCGAGTCCTCCGTCGTCGATCCCGAGCTCGAGTGGGAGACGGAGCAGCGCGCGATCCTCATCGAGCAGCAGATGAACGGCACTTCGCAGTCCACGGTGGCGTAG
- a CDS encoding sensor histidine kinase — MITGETPHTAGATGLSRHIQRLLTRTRAFDVRHPWVWDATLTLSWAGAALVDATGGWQNTARDPSVPSWLVLVLSLALSLPLCWRRRRPLTALAVMSCAALVSDASGAFLQAGYLQAIPVFHLALSRPPRALLWAFALILTPLVTGAVRFPHETWDQRVIPALWAYALVALLGIVVRSRRDHTAGLVDRARRLEVERDQEVRLAAAAERTRIAREMHDIIGHNLSVITGLADGGRYAAAKSPERAAQALDAIGTTSRQALDDLRRLLGVLRDDEQEAVRDPQPTLADLDTLLTGVRKAGLAVELEVRDEPSPQPLAPGAQLTVYRVIQEALTNTLKHAGPSARATVLLAYAPKELLVEVVDTGTPTAPRPHRGQGQGLTGMRERAALYDGRLDSGALPAGGWHVRLRLPLEGSPS, encoded by the coding sequence ATGATCACGGGGGAGACACCGCACACGGCCGGGGCGACGGGCCTCAGCAGGCACATCCAGCGCCTGCTGACCCGGACGCGCGCCTTCGACGTCCGACACCCCTGGGTGTGGGACGCCACGCTGACGCTCTCCTGGGCAGGAGCGGCGCTCGTGGACGCGACGGGCGGCTGGCAGAACACCGCCCGGGACCCGTCGGTACCGTCCTGGCTCGTCCTCGTCCTCAGCCTGGCCCTCTCCCTGCCGCTCTGCTGGCGCCGCCGCCGTCCCCTGACGGCGCTCGCCGTGATGTCCTGCGCGGCACTCGTCAGCGACGCCTCCGGCGCCTTCCTCCAGGCCGGGTACCTGCAGGCGATCCCGGTCTTCCACCTCGCGCTCAGCCGCCCGCCCCGCGCGCTCCTCTGGGCCTTCGCCCTCATCCTGACGCCGCTCGTGACGGGCGCGGTCCGCTTCCCCCACGAGACCTGGGACCAGCGCGTCATCCCCGCCCTGTGGGCGTACGCGCTCGTCGCCCTCCTCGGCATCGTGGTCCGCTCCCGCAGGGACCACACCGCCGGCCTCGTCGACCGGGCCCGCCGCCTGGAGGTCGAACGCGACCAGGAGGTCCGCCTCGCCGCCGCCGCCGAACGCACCAGGATCGCCCGCGAGATGCACGACATCATCGGCCACAACCTCTCGGTCATCACCGGACTCGCGGACGGCGGCCGGTACGCGGCGGCCAAGAGCCCCGAGCGCGCCGCCCAGGCCCTCGACGCCATCGGCACGACGAGCCGCCAGGCACTCGACGACCTCCGCCGCCTCCTCGGCGTCCTGCGCGACGACGAACAGGAGGCCGTCCGCGACCCCCAGCCCACCCTCGCCGACCTGGACACCCTCCTCACCGGCGTACGGAAGGCAGGCCTCGCGGTGGAGCTGGAGGTCCGCGACGAGCCGTCCCCTCAACCCCTCGCCCCGGGCGCCCAGCTGACGGTCTACCGCGTGATCCAGGAAGCCCTGACCAACACCCTCAAGCACGCGGGCCCGTCGGCCCGTGCGACCGTCCTCCTGGCGTACGCCCCGAAGGAACTCCTGGTGGAGGTGGTCGACACGGGCACTCCGACGGCCCCCCGCCCCCACCGGGGGCAGGGCCAGGGCCTCACGGGCATGCGCGAACGCGCCGCCCTCTACGACGGCCGGCTCGACTCCGGCGCCCTGCCGGCCGGCGGCTGGCACGTCCGTCTCCGACTCCCCCTGGAAGGCTCCCCCTCGTGA
- a CDS encoding response regulator, with amino-acid sequence MTTVLIADDQPMQRLGFRMLLESQDDMTVVGEASNGTEAIRLVDRHHPDVVLMDIRMPGLDGIEATRRIVATGARTRILIVTTFDLDEYAYEGLRAGASGFLVKDAQPEELLAGIRAVASGDAVVAPSLTRRLLDAYIHHLPQSAAPAAPPQEDPRLSSLTEREREILTVVGQGWTNTEISERLHLAESTVKTHIGRILAKTGARDRVQAVILAYDTQLVTPA; translated from the coding sequence GTGACGACCGTACTCATCGCGGACGACCAGCCGATGCAGCGCCTCGGCTTCCGCATGCTCCTCGAGAGCCAGGACGACATGACGGTCGTCGGCGAGGCCTCGAACGGCACCGAGGCGATCCGCCTGGTCGACCGCCACCACCCCGATGTCGTCCTGATGGACATCCGCATGCCCGGCCTCGACGGCATCGAGGCCACCCGCCGCATCGTCGCGACGGGCGCCCGCACCCGGATCCTGATCGTCACCACCTTCGACCTCGACGAGTACGCGTACGAGGGCCTGCGCGCCGGCGCGAGCGGCTTCCTGGTGAAGGACGCCCAGCCGGAGGAGCTCCTCGCGGGCATCCGCGCGGTCGCGAGCGGCGACGCGGTCGTGGCCCCGAGCCTGACCCGCCGTCTCCTGGACGCCTACATCCACCACCTGCCGCAGTCCGCCGCCCCGGCAGCCCCGCCCCAGGAGGACCCTCGCCTCTCCTCCCTCACGGAACGGGAGCGCGAGATCCTCACGGTCGTCGGCCAGGGCTGGACGAACACGGAGATCTCCGAGCGCCTCCATCTCGCGGAGTCCACGGTGAAGACGCACATCGGCCGCATCCTCGCGAAGACGGGCGCCCGCGACCGCGTCCAGGCGGTCATCCTGGCCTACGACACCCAACTGGTGACGCCGGCCTGA